The sequence CTGGAGGCGCATGTCGCGGCCAAGGCCGCCGCCCGGCGGACCCCGGAGACGGTGAAGTCGCTCTTCTCGCTCATCGAGGCCATGGAGGCCACCGAGGACCCCAGCGAGGCCTCGGACCTCGACCACCGCTTCCACGCCGAGATCGCTCGGGCCGCCGAGAATCCCACGCTGGCCTCGCTGCTCGCGGTCTTCCGGGCCCGGTCCCGCAAGTACCAGATCTTCACGCTGCCCGAGGGGCCTGAGCTGCGGCGCAAGAGCGACGCGGACCACCGGGTGCTGGCGACCGCGATCGCCGACCGCGACCCGGGCGCCGCGGCCGGGGCGGCCGAGGCGCATGTCGCGCAGACCGAGCGGTGGTTGCGGGCGTTCACTCCGCCCGTGGAGGAACGGGATGACGACGGGGTCGATGCCGGGGCCCTGCCGGGCTGAGGGCTGCAGGGCGGGTGCGCTGCCGGGGGGCTTGGGGCCCGGGGGGCCGCGGGTGCGTCGCGGTTGCTCGTGCCGTTCCCCGCGCCCCTGACGGGGCTGCCGCCCCGCAGGGGGCGCCCGCTCCGGGGTCGGGGCGGGATCAGGACTCGGTCATGTGTCTGCCGATCCGTGCCGCCGTGTCGCGCAGCCAGATGTGGGCCGCGTCGTGGGTGTGGACGGGATGCCACCACAGTGCCTCGCGCAGCGGCACCGCCTCGTACGGCGGGGTCACCACGCGTACGCCGGCGAGCGGGGCCAGGAGCCGGGCGAGGCGCGCCTGGACCAGCGCGACGCGCCGGGTGCCCGCGACCAGCAGCGGCAGCAACTGGAAGCTGTCGACGGAGACTTCGACGTGTGGCTCGATCCCGAGCATGCCGAGCTGGCGTACGGCCGGGGAGTCGTAGGTGCGCTGGTAGGTGACCCAGGGCAGCCGGGCCAGGTCCGCGCGGGTGAGCCGGTCGCCGACGCCGGGATGGTCCTCGGACACGATGAAGACCCAGCTGTCCCCGTACAGGTCGGTGGCCGGGAAGTCGCTGATGACGCCGTGCGGCATGAGCAGGCCGTCGGTGGCGCTGAGCAGGGTGGCGGTGTCGTCGACCACCGTGGGCGGTGTCTGGCTGAAGCGCAGCCGGATACCGGGGGCCTCCTCGTGCACGACACGGGCCAGTTCGGTGCCGAACACGGCGACGGCGTAGTCGGAGGCCAGGAGCCTGAACTCGCGGCTCTCCCTGGCCGGGTCGAAGTGGGCCTGGCTGGCGAAGAGGCGTTCCAGCAGGTCGTAGGCGGTGGAGGTGCGGTCGAGGAGGACCTGGCCGAGGGCGGTGAGTTCGTAGTGGGCGCCGACCCGGGCGAGCAGGTCGTCGTCGAAGTGACGGCGCAGCCGGGCCAGGGCCGCGCTCATGGCCGGCTGGCTCAGCCCGACGCGCTGCCCGGCGCGGGTGACGTTGCGTTCCTCCAGCAGGGCGCGCAGGGCTACGACGAGGTTGAGGTCGAGACGGGCCAGATTCACGGCGGTTCCTCCAGCTGCGCGGCGCTGACCTGGGGCGAATAAATCTCATGGATGGCGATCATCCACGGAATCTATTTCCCTGATCGTAGGTGGCGGGTCCAGATTGGTCACACCGCAATCAGGAGGACATGTCCGTGAAACCCGAAGCCGCGTCCGCTCTCTTCGCCGGACGCTTCGCCCTCGCCACCCTCTCGACCCCCGACGGGCCGGCCTTCCCCGCCCTCGTCACGGCCGACGCCCGGGTGCTCGACCTCAGGGCCGCCTTCGGCGACGAGCACCTGACCGTCCGCTCGCTCCTGGCGGACTGGGACACGGCGCTCGGGCGGCTGTCGGCGCTGGCCGCCGACGACGGCCCCGGGGACGGGCCGCTGGCGGACTTCCGGGTGCACGCCCCCGTCGAGCCGCGCCAGGTGTTCCAGTCCGGTGCCAACTACCGGCAGCACGTCATCGATCTGCATGTCGCGCACCTCGACCCGGCCGACGACCGCCCCGAGGAGGAGCGGCGCGCCGAAGCCGCCGAGATCATGGACCGGCGGGCGGCCGGGGACCTGCCGTACGTCTTCATCGGGCTGCCGAGCGCGATCACCGGCCCGTACGACGATGTCGTGCTGCCCGCATGGGCCGAGAAGCCGGACTGGGAGCTGGAGTTGGCTGCCGTGATCGGCCGGCCCGCCCATCGGGTGTCCGTCGAGGAGGCGCTGGACCACGTCGCCGGATACACGATCGCCAACGACCTCACCGACCGGGCCACCGTCTTCCGCCGGGACATGCCGCAGATCGGCACCGACTGGCTGCGCAGCAAGAACGCCCCCGGCTTCACCCCGCTCGGCCCCTGGCTCGTGCCCGCCGAGTCGGTCACGGACCCGGGCGACCTGCGTCTCGTACTCAGGCTGAACGGCGAGAGCATGCAGGACGAGTCCACCAAGGACATGATCTTCGACGTCGCGCGTCTGGTGTCGTACGCCTCCCAGTCCGCCGAACTCCTGCCCGGTGACCTGGTGTTGACCGGTTCCCCGGCGGGCAACGGCATGCACTGGGGGCGGCTGCTGCGCGACGGCGACGTCATGGACGCCTCCGTGACCGGCCTCGGCGCCCAGCGCACCCGCTGCGTGGCGGAGGTGACGCGATGACACCGCACGACCGCTCCGACCCCGGGGGCGCGATCGCGCGAGCCGCCAAGTCGTTTTCGAACTGGGGCCGTTGGGGCGAGGACGATGTGCTCGGCACACTGAACCATCTGGACGAGGCCAAGCGCCGCGAGGGTGCCGCGCTGGTGCGGCGGGGTGTCAGCTTCTCCCTCTCCCAGCGGTTCGACATGGACGGCCCGCAGAAGG is a genomic window of Streptomyces sp. NBC_00414 containing:
- a CDS encoding FadR/GntR family transcriptional regulator, with product MSAVDRAFHGLRHMIATGRLGPGERIPPEAELGEELGVSRGPLREAVRMLSALGVVEPRHGSGTYVSQLRPEDIIGSLSLTLELLPLAGLLEVYEIRRVLEAHVAAKAAARRTPETVKSLFSLIEAMEATEDPSEASDLDHRFHAEIARAAENPTLASLLAVFRARSRKYQIFTLPEGPELRRKSDADHRVLATAIADRDPGAAAGAAEAHVAQTERWLRAFTPPVEERDDDGVDAGALPG
- a CDS encoding LysR family transcriptional regulator, producing MNLARLDLNLVVALRALLEERNVTRAGQRVGLSQPAMSAALARLRRHFDDDLLARVGAHYELTALGQVLLDRTSTAYDLLERLFASQAHFDPARESREFRLLASDYAVAVFGTELARVVHEEAPGIRLRFSQTPPTVVDDTATLLSATDGLLMPHGVISDFPATDLYGDSWVFIVSEDHPGVGDRLTRADLARLPWVTYQRTYDSPAVRQLGMLGIEPHVEVSVDSFQLLPLLVAGTRRVALVQARLARLLAPLAGVRVVTPPYEAVPLREALWWHPVHTHDAAHIWLRDTAARIGRHMTES
- a CDS encoding fumarylacetoacetate hydrolase family protein, yielding MSVKPEAASALFAGRFALATLSTPDGPAFPALVTADARVLDLRAAFGDEHLTVRSLLADWDTALGRLSALAADDGPGDGPLADFRVHAPVEPRQVFQSGANYRQHVIDLHVAHLDPADDRPEEERRAEAAEIMDRRAAGDLPYVFIGLPSAITGPYDDVVLPAWAEKPDWELELAAVIGRPAHRVSVEEALDHVAGYTIANDLTDRATVFRRDMPQIGTDWLRSKNAPGFTPLGPWLVPAESVTDPGDLRLVLRLNGESMQDESTKDMIFDVARLVSYASQSAELLPGDLVLTGSPAGNGMHWGRLLRDGDVMDASVTGLGAQRTRCVAEVTR